Within Paralichthys olivaceus isolate ysfri-2021 chromosome 19, ASM2471397v2, whole genome shotgun sequence, the genomic segment CGGCATCTGATAGTCCCCAAATCCATTTCAGTTGGGCTCTGCTTATCTGGTTTAAGTGCCATATCATAAAAACTAAAGAGTAATGGCATGCAACAGTTTGGGCACTGTGAGGTATGAGGTGGAAATATCATGTTGGCATCCATGGCTCCTTTTATGATGCTGAACCCAACCTGACTTAAACCCTTATTAGTTATCTCTGTCTACGTCTGAGCTTTGGAATCTGATCTCATCGCATTATTCAACATTGGAGTTGTGTGGCAGCCAGTGGTTTACGAAACACATAGACATAGTGTGCAAACACATGGAGAAAGAGCAGATTCCACAGAATATAAGCCAACTCTGAGTGCAAATATCCTGCACTCCATCAAgtaactgaaaatgaaatgaggcTGGCTTCTACAACAGGACAATGTTCCAAAGCAAACCTCTGACTCCACCATGAAATTCACTTCAAGAAACGAAAGCTGAAGTTTTTGGAATGTGGCCTGCGGGAGCCTCTGGCTTGAACATCATTGAAAATCTGTGAGAACTTGCTGTGTCTGCAAGACGACTAAAAATATCTGTGCACTAGGAGTGATCTGTTGGGAGAGTGGGTGAAAATTCCTAAATCTGGAATAGAAAGGCTTGTGGCTATTAAAAGCGTTTGCAAGCTGTTATATCTGGCAAAGGGGGGGTTACTTAGTACTCAAACAGTTAGGAACCCGAACTTCTGCCAATACAATTATTCCCCCCTATTTAGAATCTATCAACTAAAACGTAACTGTGCATTAACGTTTAAGAAAAGTctcatttaaatatctttgctcatgtAATTCAAaatttctaccttttttttaaagctataAATAATTCTTGACATCGATATTGGACAATGTTGGACTGTGTGAATAAACACCAGGGACAAAGACGGAAAGAATTCAGGCGTTTGTTTAATCCTCTCGGTTCACACAGAGGTTTGGTGGTTGCTTTTacaagaaacattttattttgatcatttgATGTGGTTATTCTTTGTAGCTGTTACGACTGGTGAATACTAAACATAACCCAGTGTGCATATGTATTAGATTTACACTCAAGTCCTTATGAGACCCGAAGGGTGGTCATTTATTGTCACATATTATTTTTGTGAATAAACAGAATGAGAACATTCCATTGTATAACAGTATAGTGCTTTATTAACACAGTGCACTTGCAAATTTAAGACAGACAAGAACGAGTGGGTGGAATATTTACTGGAATTGACTCCAGGGGGAAAACAAGTCAAGACTCTCAACAGACCAACTCCAGTTACTCTGCACACGCAGAACACCATGTGTCTCAGTGACTCAACATCAAAAGAGGCAGTCACCTTTTtgtaaagcccccccccccacttcctaCATTCTAAAGAAGTTCACACAAATGCAAGTATCTCCGTCATAAAACCAAACACTAGATACAGAGAGCAGCTGCTCTATGAAGAAACAAATGGGTTATTGATTTTCTAGATCCATGAAATATAGAGGGCAGCTATGGCATCAAAATAAGATTCTATTATAGAATAATGTTGGAGGATAAACCGGATTTGACTTTAATGTGGGAATAATATAATCCATATCATACAGTAATCTGTCCTTGATCCTCTGTGTGCGTTGTGCTGTGTGGAGCTCAGAGAGCCTCTCAGAAACTACACGGATATTAATATTTGGTACATTAATATGTGTATTTACAGCTTTGTCAATGTTTTCCTTCTACTTTTATATATGTTCTGCATTGTCCTTTATATGTTAGGCCAAATAATCTTTCTCAGTACGTGTTGTGATGTTATTGTATTTAGTAAATGGTGCAAAGGTCCACTCCACGCAGGTTGCTCAGTAGGAAGGAAGTTCATATCTGAACAATAACTGGAGATATTTCTCCACATGTAAAATTTagagaacacaacatttctTTTCATCCGCACAAACACGATTGTGAGGTGTTGACAGGATGTTGATTCCACATACTTGTTAATCCACGTATTTATCCACTTATTTTCTCCAGTTCCAGTTAAATGTAGCTCGCTGCCTGATCTCTTCTTACACCCCCGCCTTGATTTCACCTCTTTGTATatcaaacccccccccctcccctcctctcccagaAGAATCCTTggtgataaaatgtgttttaaagtcaTGGCACTGGCCGAGCAGTGACTGGTGGGATTGCTCTGCAGGCAATACCACAAAAGTTTGTTATTCTACATTCTGCTCAGCCCAGGGCTAGAATGTGCAGTGtgaaaagactgaaaaaaaagggTCACTCCATTGAGAGATGAAGCAgcaacatgtcagattttttttcccattaagAAGAATAGATGgaatttttcttttgcttcaaTGTCACCGCCAATACAAATTAAGAGCTgggttttcagtttaaaaaaaggcatGGGCCTTTTTAAACTTAAGCTCTATTTTTTGAAAAGTAATAGTTGTGGTGCAAGTTATGTTGATAAATATTACTATTCCAagtaatgatgaaaataattgtaatgCTAATTAATGCTGATAAATACTGTGGTGCAAAAGAAGTTCAACACATTGTTTCTCAACAACGACGAACACACCGAATACTGCGTTAGACGATACATATGAAATACATTGAATAGTGGTTCGATTCATTTCTAATTAATTTCTAATGGATCAATCTTAATCACGTGATCAATCTTAATCACGTGGATCAGTAACACTAGTGTTCACGAGCACATGGCCGCTGTGACAAAGCTCTCTGGTGACCTCTAGTGGAGGCGTTGCCTTCCTACTTATATACGCACATCATTTTAGTTCTTTATATAGTTGGGACAttgttaataattataattttatttaaactgcatgtgattcattttcatttgaaagcaGTGAATATGtagataaatatatttaaagtatattttcAATTGGCGGCGGATgagaaacatgaaacacaccTACTTCCTGGTTTCCGGCAAGATGGTTGCTCCCTGTCGCTTCCTGCTTGGTGAATGTCGCATCAATTAATGCGCAACCGATGCACAGGAATACGTTTGAGTCACTTTCTGGCTGCTGGGGGACGAAGTGATAACAGCTGTAGTCGTTTGTCTCAAACTTTTAGAAACGATGAAACATGCTAACGAGGACTAGCTCACCAGTTCATGTGCAAAGTGGACTAAAGATGGTTGTGGTGTTGTAGCTGCTCAGCAAGATGCTGGCCAAGTGTTTTAATCTGCAGAACAGTGAGTTGTGTCTCACGACCTTTCACCCAGTCACACTAACATGTCCCAGTTAGGCTCGCAAACATGGAAGAGCTCTATGTAAACAAAGACAGGTGTTTCACTGCCCCAGAGGTGTGTTCAGGGGCCGTGACTCAGAGCTGGAGGGCCTTCATCCAACGACAGGTGTTTCTGTGTGACACTGTTCTGGTAGTATTCTCCGCATGTGTCTTACTGATAGCATGATATTTGTCATTGTATAATTTTTCTTTGTCGAAGATTTggtgtttatttgattgtttgtcGTGTTAACAGGTTCGGGGACAACAGAGACATCTCAAGAAGACGGAAATAAAGTCCTTTCGGAGGAACTGTCTCTCTTAGTCCTGACATGGCTCACTCACAGATCCGACTGAAAATTCTCCCCAGTGTTCGCTGTCTCTTTGACAAACTGGTGCAGGTGAAAGTAGACGGACTTGCTCCTTTCAAACCAGTAGAACTGAGGTCGAAGTTGGTTGACGACAGAGGGATGATTTTCAAGGCTTCCGCCTCGTACAAAGCAGATGAGACCGGCCGGGTGGATGTTTCCCGCGCACCTTCACTGGGAGGAAGCTACACCGGAGTGGAGCCCATGGGTCTGTTTTGGGCCATGTCTCCAGACACTTCGCACAGTAAACTGCTGAAGAAGAATGTGCTCAGCCCGATTCTGGTGGAGATAGCAGCAGTAAGTCAGGAGACTGGTGAGCTGCTGATCTCTGAAACTGTGGAGCGAGGATTCATGACAGAAGGGATGAGGAGAGTTCCGGTGCAAGAGGGCAGGATACGAGGAGTCCTCTTCATTCCTCCAGGTTAGTTGTGTTTAACTTGAGGTAGCCTTGATAAATGTACATTACGTAAACTAAACATTACATATACATTCTTTTGACAGGAAAGGGTCCTTTCCCTGGAATAGTGGATTTGTACACTCTGGGTGGAGGTCTCAGTGAACCCAGAGCAAGCCTCCTGGCAAATAAAGGCTTTGCCGTTTTGGCACTGGCTTATTATGGCTACCAGGATTTACCGAAAATGCCCTCAAAGCTGGATTTGGAATACTTTGAAGAAGCTGTAACATTTCTGAAGAACCAGCCAGAGGTTAGTACTGACGATTAAAAGTAAAGATAATCATACTCTCCATGTTATTCCCTTATTTGGATATTTACTTTACTGGTTTGTGTCCAATTTGTTCACAGCAAATAAAATGAGAACGTaaaatatatagatatgtaGTCACAATGTCGCCATCTGATGGCTTCTGATGGCAACGTTATAACTAAAcatttattagaataaacaatGAAGTAAGATAAAGTAAGAAAACTAATACGTTATGATAGAATTGAagcataatttaatttaatcaaatctTATTTCATATGACGTATTATCAGTGGTACATCTGCTGATTAATATTATACCTCTCACCACAGGTCAAAGGTCCTGGGGTCGGCATCATCTCCATCTCTCACAGTGGAGCTTTGGCTTTGTCAATGTCCTCTTTCCTAAATGGGATCACAGCAACCGTCTGTATTAATGGCTGCATTGGAAACACTGCTTTCCCCCTCCATTATAAAGACATTGTGATACCTCCGCTCCCTGCTGTCACCAAGAATGTTAAAATAACTGACTCTGGGCTTTTCTGTATACACGACTTCATACCAGGCCCGACCTTGGAGAAGAACCAAGCATCTTTGATCCCGATTGAACGCGCAAGCAGCCACTTCCTGTTCGCTGTCTCTGAAGATGACCAAAACTGGAACAGTGCTTTGTTTGCACAACACGCTGCTGCAACGCTGAGAAATCATGGCAAAGAAGAATCATGTCAGGTGGTGACTTACCCTAAAGCGGGACACTTTCTGGAGGTCCCTCACATGCCTTTCTGTCCGTCTGGCTTTCACGCTGTAGTGAGGAACACCGTGGTGTTTGGTGGCGAGCCAAAAGCTCACTCTGAGGCTCAGCTGGACCTGTGGGAACGAGTCCAGGCGTTCTTCAAGAGCCACTTGGACAAGTAGAGCACTTGTTAGCAAGGAGTGTTGAGTCAAGCTTGTCAAGCATCCCAGAGTGGTCATCCTTAGCTATGCTCACCTTGTGTGGAATTTCTAATGAATTTAACAAACATTGCCAACTCAACGTGGCTTTAACGAAAGTTAAATGGGTATTTTTGGTTTTCTGTTTAATTATTACACTAACACATCTAAATAGATCACAGCCGTCACGATTGTGCTCTTGCGAAAATAACATAACACACTTTGTGCTGTTGTGggaaaaagaaactgttgtCGAGACCATAACTATTTGGACGGTGACACAATTTTCATCATTCTGCCTCAGTACACTAATCAAatggtttttaaatgaagcCATGAAGATGTTGTAGAAGTGTAGATTGttaattcctgttttttttttaaatataaaaataatcattaatatgATAAAACTGCTGATTTGTGAAGTTAATTGTCCTCtttgttgaaataaatgatCTCATATCTAAACTGAACAGGAATGCTTAATTGAAACATGGgatgtaatttatctttttgctgtattattataaaatatattctgCATGCTTGTGTGTATCTAGCGAGTCTAGAGATACGATTTTTCTTGTGATGTTTCCACATAAAAAGAAAGTAAACAGTCTGTGATCCCATTCattctttaatttttttgtaattgtacTTCTTGATTCTGGTCCGTGaatgacacacaagagaacccAGATTCACTGTCAGTAATTTAAGAcaaagtaaataatgaaatgctgagggttttgttttttctttgattcaTGGAGATATGCTCTGCCCTATTTTTGGTATTTTCAGCAAACCGATGAGGAATGTCACAAGCTCCTGTGAGAGAACAGACTGAACAAGACAACAGCCGCAGAAGGAATGTGAAAGAGACGATCAGGTCAAGTTACTGCAACATGTTGCTtcacatttttaagttttttgaaaatgaaaattcttgCATTCACccaaaaacatctgaaacaaTAATCTTCTAATCCCTTTTTTCATGGTGGCCCTGAGGTGCAGAACAATGTCAGATGGGAAAATGCAACAGCagaaattcaaaaaaaaaactgaacaaaggTATAGAAACAAAGCTgagttgtgtgattgtgtttccatattttctgttgtgttttcttatttgccaTTGTTCccatatttgttgtgttttgtaatttgttgttgtgtagtgattaaataatataatgtaataataatataatattccCCATCACTGCTCGCTGTGTGATTTGGCCTCTCCCTGCACACTGCTTGTCATTCATAGAAGACAGAGTGGAGTGTCTCGGTGCTgttggaggagggggggtgtttCTCCTCTCCAGTCTCTCACCTCACGCTGTGAGGTTTTCTCTCTCATGCTCCAGTCTTTCAATGATCAGCCTGTGACTGCACGACTGGCAGCTGCACAAAGGGAAACAGCCTgtcagacacagtgtgtgtgtggacgaggACAGGTGATGGTCGTGCGGTCCTCGGTTCTGCAGGACTGCGTTATTCCCGGAATGGACATTTCGCAGGCCGGTGAGGTTTTCGGGTGCAGCGGGTATCAGAGAGCAGCATCCAGCCGCCAACCCTTCGCTGCTCACGGATCTCACGGGCTGATCTCTACCATGCATCCGCATTGAGGGATGATGGAGCCTCCAGCCTGGGCTCGGCGTGTCCCTGGTGTGCTATTATCCATGTGATTCTGCATATTTTCAGTGATCTGTAGTTTTCTTTGcaaagcatcatcatcatcatcaccatcatcacaagTGCAGAGATGCCTCTCCAGTGATGGCTTCTGTCATCCTGCCTCCCTCCTCaacaaacatctggatctcGGGCTGAGCCGTCATGGACAGCGGGAGCCGGGCTGCGACGGTCGGGGACGGCGCAGCCAATGTCACGGCAGCCAACCTCTGGCTGGATCTGCTGAACGCTTCGGGCCGGTGGGACAGCGGCAGCAGCCCGGCCGCCGAGCCCCAGGGCGGCGGGCtggacgagcagcagcagcggctcgTCCGGGAGCAAAGCTACCGGgacttcaccaccaccatccaGGTGTTCATCCTCATAGGTTCGCTGCTCGGTGAGTCTGTGCATAGTCTAAACAAAGTAGGATCAAAACACGACAAAACCCACATGTGATTCAATATTTCCATGAATCTTTGCTCAGTTTTTTTGGGGAACTTGTTGAAAACATTTGgtctaaaaacaacaacaacaacaacaacaacaagtccTCCAGAAGTATAGATATCATCCGTATCTGGGTgaacaggcagcagcaggatggTGTTTGTGTGATATTCTTAGCAAAATGTGAAAAGATCAGTGTTTTAATAAGCATTGAACTGAATAATTTAGATTATCTTTCTTAATAGACACATGCATGTAGGTCTGTTTGTCAAGCTCATAAATATTTTATGGTAAAATGACTCAGTAGggattaaaacaacaaacacgtCTTCCAAAAGTATGAACCTCTGGGTCAAGCAGCAGATTTGTGATGGTTAttgcaaaatgtgaaaatatcagAGTCTTGATAATAATGGAATTTGTACAAATTTGAAGGTCAGATTTTGTCAGTAGTTTAAGGTAGAAGGAATCAGAAGGTTATTAGGGAACTAATAACCAACAAACAACCATCAGAGCCTGAATGAGGTGAACATAGGAAGCAGCAGGATGACGTCTGTGATGGTTCATGCAAAATGTAGAAAGTTGGTCATTTTTCTGTTAAAGTCAGgatgtgtcttccatctttatttacagtgtcatCGTGACACTGGAGTTAATATCTGAGACTTTACCCGACACGGGGAGGGTGTGTATTTATCACAGCGCTGCTGGACGGGGTCTTTCTTTCTCACCTCTGTGTGCCCACTGCAGGTGGTAAACACTCCCTTAGATAATGGTTTCTATGGTTTAGGAGGTAACGGGTCAGAGTCAGCATGCACTGCACGCccttttgttatttttgaatTTATAGAGAGGTGAAGACATGCTCCAGTTCTTTGGTAATGTTATCACCTCGCTGTTTGTGTGGATGCACTCATGAGGTTAATAGGGAAGTGAGGTTGTGCTGCACCATTCAAGAAGGAAACGTACATACACTATATACTGCACATGTAGGAAACAGTTAAAAACTCTATGAGCTCCTTATCCCTCTAAAGTTAAGCTAGGTTTCTAAAGCACATTTCCCAGCCAGGGCATTATTGGTGCTAAACCCTAGCGAGTGATTCTTTCTCTCTACCTCGGTCATTAGTTGACCTGAATCGAGAACTATATGACTTAGTTAACTGGAAGCCAACTCCAAGTGCATTTAATCCTGGTCAGAATTGTGTTCTGTTTGAAGCTAAGCTCGATAAACAGAATCAGCAGAATCTGtagcgagggacaagattttggagCTGGAAGTTCCAAAATATTGGCCCCAGATGCTAATTCATCATGAGGCGATAGCTGATGGGCTCCGAGATTATGTGGTGAATAATTTGTATATATGACATCACAAGAAGGAGCCTAGAAAACATGCGGAAAGCAATCATGGACATTTGTAAAAACACATAATGCGTATTTAGAGTCTTCTTACAAATATGAATTATTCGGTGTGATGGAATCAGGAGTAGCTGGTACAGAAAGTGCTGCTTAGCTAGTTTCACTTATTTAACAAACACCTCGAGAGTCTGAGGGGCATTTTCTTGCTGATGCCAGAGGAAGCAGCGTAGTACCACCTCCTGCTGTGCAGTGAGATGTTCCACGGTCAGGGAAGCGGAGCTCAAACAGCACATTACTATTTTTAAAGGCTGCTATGCTGGAGCCAGAGGTCTTTCACTTTACATAACCGAaccactggaaaaaaacaagtgaaatccAGAAAATGGGGTGTAGATAAGTCCTGTGAGGAACACAGTCACAATCCTTCATCACTGAGGGAAAAGCTGAGCTTTGCTAATAAGATAAGTGTCTCAGGAGAGAACTTGAACTTTACATCTCCAGTGATACAGACTGTTCGGGTTGTCGAATGGAAAAATATTGTCAGTGAATCATTATACaatcatttcacacacaaaaattaCGATTTGAGTTATTTATGAGATATCAGAAAggtttttgttctgtgttttgttgtcttgATTACTTTCCGTCTGTGCGAGTGGCTGAATAATGTCCCAAAAATGTGAAAACGATGCATGGACATAAAAAAACTAGTGACCGGTTCTAAATAaattctttgtgtttccccttTTTTCCTTCGCTCCCCGTCCATGACGCAGAGAGATAAACAGAAACGTCCCTCGtgtcattcacacattcacattaaagGTCTCACTCTGGCAACAACCAGTGTCTGTGAATGGCAGGATTATGAGTCCAACCGATAAAAACATCACGATGTTACACAGTTTTCCAGGATTAAATAAccaatcaaaacaaaagaaatagagtGGGTAAACTACAGAGCTTTAGAGGTGCTGATGAGGGGAACTGTTCTCCTGCCTCTTTGCTTATCTACCGTCCCCTCTATACTTATTGCACACTCTCATCCAATTCTCCTGCAAAAACCAAATACACGTATTTCTGAAAATACCGAAGTTTATAAAATTCCCAGTATTAAGAAGAGGGTATTATCCATTATTTCTGATAAAGCACAGATCAGAGTTTGACTGTAAATCGGATTAATGTACCACACTGTGCAGGGCACACGCTAATTTCGCCAACAACTGTAATCGGGTCTGTGAGGAATTATGTGAACTACGTGGTGCTCCTCTGCAGGGTTACCATTCATAAAGCAGGATAGCATCTATAAAAGTAACAATGAAGCCGCTAAGCGTGTTCAGGATGTTTCACACTTTAGATTCTAACAGCTCGTGTGTTTCGACACCATGAGGGAGTCTCTCTGCAGCTTATTAGCAGAGAGACGTCACAGCTTGCTCTCATTTGCATGAAGCAGACAAGCTTTTAAAAAATTACAAgtattgtgggtttttttcatgCTGCTACAAACATTTGTTAAGTGGGAAAAGCAATCGTGTTTAGTGTTTGCTCTTTCTCCCCATTGGCTCCCGTGTGTGGTTGCCAAGGTGTTCCTCAAGTGCCAGGTGAGTATTTCAGGCACAAAAGGACAAAGTGATTTTTATAGACAATACAAGCTCTGACTATAAAAAAAGTCCTGGTCTCGATGTCTGCATGGAGACACTTACGAGGACACGTGTATTATTTATCAGTCACAGCTATGACttgcacaaacagacaaagataATACCTTCAAAAACCACTTGTGTTCTTGTTTATGTAGACGTGACACATTTATCATAATTGCACGTTGGATAATCAACAATCATGCTCATTTATGATGCGATGCATTTGTAAAGACTCTAACAAAGTCCCTTTTCATCCTGGGTCTTTGTTTAGGTGTAAAATATGTAATACAACATGTTTTTCTAATTCTAAATATGGTGTAGAAACTGTGATTCCCACCTACGTCACTTGTATTTCCACTGCTGGG encodes:
- the acot20 gene encoding acyl-coenzyme A thioesterase 1, giving the protein MAHSQIRLKILPSVRCLFDKLVQVKVDGLAPFKPVELRSKLVDDRGMIFKASASYKADETGRVDVSRAPSLGGSYTGVEPMGLFWAMSPDTSHSKLLKKNVLSPILVEIAAVSQETGELLISETVERGFMTEGMRRVPVQEGRIRGVLFIPPGKGPFPGIVDLYTLGGGLSEPRASLLANKGFAVLALAYYGYQDLPKMPSKLDLEYFEEAVTFLKNQPEVKGPGVGIISISHSGALALSMSSFLNGITATVCINGCIGNTAFPLHYKDIVIPPLPAVTKNVKITDSGLFCIHDFIPGPTLEKNQASLIPIERASSHFLFAVSEDDQNWNSALFAQHAAATLRNHGKEESCQVVTYPKAGHFLEVPHMPFCPSGFHAVVRNTVVFGGEPKAHSEAQLDLWERVQAFFKSHLDK